One window from the genome of Candidatus Chlorohelix allophototropha encodes:
- a CDS encoding ABC transporter ATP-binding protein: MSNAPDIAIPEQKKELVVETRQLVRKFGAFVAVNSMDMQIERGAIYGFIGPNGAGKTTTMRILASLLQPNSGEAYVCGYSVTDQSRKNLKAIRASIGFMPDYFGIYDRMKAWEYLDFFASAYYVEARKRAALIEELLELVDLSEKRNTFIEDLSRGMKQRLGLARTLVHDPQLLILDEPASGLDPRARVELRELLRELSRMGKTVLISSHILTELAEMCTHIGIIERGTLLAQGKVSDIIRQLRHINRLVRIKVRLGAEELPLAAEAAIKAAPGVTELKLMEETNDVAGHIANFEATVQGDEAEMHTLLRYLIACNLFIFDFSERQDNLEDIFFKITKGLVA, translated from the coding sequence ATGAGTAACGCGCCAGACATAGCTATACCAGAACAGAAAAAAGAATTGGTGGTAGAGACACGTCAGCTTGTGAGAAAGTTTGGCGCGTTCGTAGCAGTAAACAGCATGGATATGCAAATTGAGCGCGGCGCGATTTATGGCTTTATCGGACCAAACGGCGCAGGGAAAACCACTACCATGCGCATCCTCGCTTCATTGCTGCAACCGAACAGCGGCGAGGCATACGTTTGCGGTTACAGTGTGACCGACCAAAGTCGTAAAAATTTGAAAGCAATTAGGGCTTCTATCGGCTTTATGCCCGATTATTTCGGGATTTACGACCGGATGAAAGCATGGGAATACCTCGATTTTTTTGCCAGCGCTTATTATGTGGAGGCGCGTAAACGCGCGGCACTGATTGAGGAATTGTTGGAATTGGTTGACCTTTCCGAAAAGCGCAATACCTTTATTGAAGATTTGTCGCGCGGTATGAAGCAAAGGCTTGGGCTAGCACGTACATTGGTGCATGACCCCCAATTGCTAATTCTGGACGAGCCTGCCAGCGGTTTAGACCCACGCGCCAGAGTAGAATTGCGCGAACTGTTGCGCGAATTGAGTCGTATGGGCAAAACCGTGCTAATTTCCAGCCATATCCTGACCGAGTTGGCGGAAATGTGTACCCATATCGGGATTATAGAGCGTGGTACTTTGCTAGCGCAAGGGAAAGTTAGCGATATAATCCGCCAGTTGCGCCACATCAATAGATTAGTGCGTATCAAAGTGCGGTTAGGCGCAGAAGAACTACCCCTAGCAGCAGAGGCAGCGATAAAAGCCGCACCCGGCGTAACCGAGCTTAAATTGATGGAAGAAACCAACGATGTGGCGGGGCATATCGCCAACTTTGAAGCTACGGTGCAAGGCGACGAAGCGGAGATGCACACACTGCTAAGATATTTGATCGCCTGTAACCTGTTTATCTTTGATTTTTCAGAACGACAAGACAACCTCGAAGACATTTTCTTCAAAATAACTAAAGGATTGGTAGCATAA
- a CDS encoding ABC transporter permease, with translation MANRASKLTNPFTGFWFRLRSNPIVLKELRGRMRNWRGTFNLALFTAALSFAGIMIYVLDNRNYAYYYNYNYNQNTVPNLGTDVIVAPIPDLYASYNNSEKGMWLLFALLVTQLVLITFLSPTFTAGAIAGEKERQTYDILLTTLLRPRDIIWGKLVSTQAYLCLMIVAALPVLSVVFLVGGVSLSQLFIGFGVCLLSTLLMGSIALYRSAASRTTARAFRSAFFFVIVLFLVIPGIGFLVESEVRNQYQGGTIYMQYGTSGYLPYVPPKWLQIFTNITYSFNPGLALGQSFNQLNQNSTNLFFYTDNTFNLPNRSLSLPMPWLTFTILALILIALFLWLATTRVKPLNLGLKISKRKNKQKKPGS, from the coding sequence ATGGCAAATAGAGCTTCAAAACTTACCAATCCCTTTACCGGCTTCTGGTTCAGACTCCGTTCAAACCCGATTGTCCTCAAGGAATTGCGCGGGCGCATGCGAAATTGGCGAGGTACTTTTAACCTAGCTTTATTTACCGCTGCCTTGAGTTTTGCGGGCATTATGATATATGTACTCGACAACAGAAACTACGCTTATTATTACAATTATAATTATAACCAGAATACTGTGCCGAATCTCGGTACAGATGTAATAGTTGCGCCGATACCCGATTTGTATGCCTCTTATAATAACTCTGAGAAAGGGATGTGGCTACTCTTTGCGCTTCTGGTCACGCAATTAGTTCTGATAACTTTTCTGTCGCCTACTTTTACCGCCGGGGCGATTGCCGGGGAAAAGGAACGTCAAACTTACGATATATTGCTCACCACCTTACTGAGACCGCGTGATATTATATGGGGCAAGCTTGTCAGCACCCAAGCGTACCTATGTCTGATGATCGTAGCAGCACTTCCGGTACTGAGCGTGGTATTTTTGGTGGGAGGGGTATCACTCAGCCAGTTATTCATTGGCTTTGGGGTTTGCCTATTGAGCACCCTATTGATGGGTTCAATCGCATTATATCGCTCTGCCGCCAGTCGCACCACCGCACGAGCTTTTCGTAGCGCCTTTTTCTTTGTAATAGTGCTTTTTTTAGTAATACCCGGAATCGGCTTTCTAGTAGAATCAGAAGTGCGCAATCAATATCAGGGTGGCACTATCTACATGCAGTACGGAACTTCCGGCTATTTGCCCTATGTCCCACCTAAGTGGCTTCAGATATTTACCAATATAACCTATTCTTTTAATCCGGGGTTGGCGTTAGGACAAAGTTTTAATCAGCTAAACCAGAATAGTACCAATTTATTTTTTTATACCGACAACACGTTTAATTTACCCAATCGAAGCTTGAGCCTACCAATGCCATGGCTCACTTTCACCATACTGGCGTTGATTCTGATCGCGCT